The following is a genomic window from Anopheles aquasalis chromosome 3, idAnoAquaMG_Q_19, whole genome shotgun sequence.
GCCAGCGGATGGCCTGCTGGTGGAAGCTTTCGGAGGGAACAGAAGCAGGACGCATTCGGCGAAGGAAACGGCGCTCTGCAACGGTGAATACCACGCAGCACACGCAGATGATGAGCCGCTCCAGAACATTGGCGACCACGCGACGCGTACAGACAAGCAAATTGGCGTCTTTCGCTACTATCAGACCCTGGCCGCTGCTGGCCATTCCCTTGTGCCACCTTCGCGAAGCTGACCAGCTTAAAACCAGCGTGCGCGTCGTAGCCTGCCCTCCAGCTCTAATCTGCGCGGTAAAATTAGCTCTTAGAACGGGCTAATACAGGGGTAAcagaacacaacaacagcagcagcagcagcagcagcagcagcggcagcaaaaaaaaaaacctgtcaGACCGGTTCGGTATTTGGTAAAAGATTCTTCTTCCGagcttcgtctctctctctcggactcCTCTTTGCGATTCCTTTCGCTCGTCGATTCCTCCGGGCTTGTGGGCTTGTTCTTGCCAATGGCGCCGCGTCTGCGTCTTTGCCAGTTTTACTACAGACCTCCCGCGACAGCCCGCGGACTGTTCCGTGGCGTGGTAGGTAATTAACCGAATTTCTGATAAGACAGCGCGACCGGGGAGTCATGAGTTCTGCTTGAGATCATCGTCCAACGTACAAGGgattttttgttatgttttattaTTCACCTCCACCGACCAACAACATGTCCATTTCTGCACAAGTCTTTAATTACAACAGTCGTTACAAACGCCGGTACAAGTACCTAGTGCGccgtgttgtgttttttgttgttgttcgaatcataaagcaaaaaaatctcGAAGATGTTACAGAACGATGACATCATGTCCGCCCGGCTCAATGTCGATGATCTACCAGAATATGCGTCTCgtcatttattcatttttgaagCAACACAAACCGCTCTGCATCAAACGGGTGGGGTCATGAGTGAACTTGAATTTGTTTTGACGATTCTAGGAGCACAGGTGCCATGTTTCTTCCGAGATCGAACGCGACTTCCATGCAGCATCCGTGTCTCAAGATGCTTCGAATATTTGTAAACAAACATCATCTGATAGGGCGAGTATGCAAATCACGGCGTGGCAACCGGCGCTTACACCATCACCGCAAATATTACAGATGACCTCTCTGCAGCTAGGGGAATACGAAGGGCTCGTGATATCGTTTGGTGTTGGATGTGAAGTGAAGACAcaaattattttcaaaaaaaaaaaaaaagtgtaaatCACCGGAACAGTTTATTCCATCCTTTTAACGAGCTAACGAGGCGTTGATTAGTATCCGTGCGTCTTGTAACCTTGGTGACCTTGACCGTGTCCAGCCTTGCCGTGGCCGCCGAATCCGTGGCCGCCTCCATGCTGGCCACCGTGCTGATCGTGAGCGAATCCGTGTCCGCCACCATGGACCTGTCCTCCATGGCCCTGTCCTCCATGGCCCTGCACTCCATGCCCATGGCCGCCCTGGAATCCGCCATGGCCTCCGTGTCCACCATCGTTGTGTCCATGACCACCTCCATGACCCTGACCTAAGGCGGCATCAATAGAAAATTTCACGTAAAAATAAGGGATTTGTGGGACTCTTCTTTCAGGTCTGTCTCATGATCCCATTTCCGTCACTTGTACACGTCTTCAAACGGAGCTCCGATTGCGATCTTACCTTGCACGCTAATCACTaccgcaaccagcaacagaacAAACGAAACCTG
Proteins encoded in this region:
- the LOC126575296 gene encoding holotricin-3-like, whose product is MAKFVVSFVLLLVAVVISVQGQGHGGGHGHNDGGHGGHGGFQGGHGHGVQGHGGQGHGGQVHGGGHGFAHDQHGGQHGGGHGFGGHGKAGHGQGHQGYKTHGY